The Aminiphilus circumscriptus DSM 16581 genome contains a region encoding:
- a CDS encoding DUF2000 family protein, with protein sequence MVTLGFILRSQGKNGDIREFFRDSSTFRRSRFSGCFSARRGCGLTVFRTSGDEANRAAVLGVPGEKLNLVGMAFYGERKAIDKVVKGLSRHE encoded by the coding sequence ATGGTGACTTTGGGATTCATTTTACGGTCTCAAGGGAAAAACGGCGACATCCGCGAGTTTTTCAGAGATTCCTCGACCTTTCGCCGTTCTCGTTTCTCCGGCTGTTTCAGCGCGAGACGGGGATGTGGCCTCACCGTTTTCAGAACCTCGGGAGACGAGGCGAACCGTGCGGCGGTGCTCGGTGTTCCCGGAGAGAAACTCAATCTCGTGGGCATGGCGTTCTACGGAGAGCGGAAAGCGATCGACAAGGTCGTGAAGGGGCTCTCCCGGCACGAGTGA
- a CDS encoding MGDG synthase family glycosyltransferase — MKPVQITYITAGNGHKTAAMALREALNARNVPNVVTDIFNFSNTVFRWSYSDAYDFISEHSHLACRFVYELLDRDRNSSGVVRLVEKLRVNNVKGFMRFIEENMPDVALCTHYFPANVLSRMKEQDLYRGKIYTVVTDYGLHKLWKNDCVDGYFVAGDWVRDALLEMGVERERIVLSGIPVLRKYAALHPEAAEVAPKTPVSPPPTLCPPKEELFSVLFVTSAIPDNQAIRIMRDIFDAGMPLALTVVTGRNRDLLRKIDDMDSSETVVFRKFGFVNNLHELMAGADVMITKPGGLTVSEALCAGVPLLLVNPIPYQELYNAAYLQEKGAGILAPDEEDVVTYLRLLFADEEKRREMRRNALAIAAPLAADVIAETIIAEGVCS, encoded by the coding sequence ATGAAACCTGTGCAGATCACCTACATCACCGCCGGCAACGGCCACAAAACCGCTGCCATGGCACTTCGAGAAGCGTTGAACGCACGAAACGTTCCCAACGTGGTCACGGACATCTTCAATTTTTCCAACACCGTCTTCCGTTGGTCCTACAGCGATGCCTACGACTTCATCAGCGAACATTCTCACCTGGCCTGCCGCTTCGTCTACGAACTGCTCGACCGCGACAGAAATTCCAGCGGCGTGGTTCGCCTCGTGGAAAAGCTCCGTGTGAACAACGTGAAGGGATTCATGCGCTTTATCGAGGAAAACATGCCCGACGTGGCGTTGTGCACCCATTATTTTCCGGCGAACGTCCTCTCGCGCATGAAAGAACAGGATCTCTACCGAGGAAAGATTTACACGGTGGTCACCGACTACGGCCTTCACAAGCTCTGGAAAAACGACTGCGTGGACGGTTACTTCGTGGCCGGAGACTGGGTCCGTGACGCCCTTCTGGAAATGGGAGTGGAACGAGAGCGTATCGTCCTCTCGGGAATTCCCGTGCTCCGAAAGTATGCGGCCCTGCATCCCGAGGCCGCGGAGGTCGCCCCAAAAACACCCGTCTCGCCTCCGCCGACGCTCTGCCCTCCCAAAGAAGAGCTTTTCTCGGTACTCTTCGTGACAAGTGCGATTCCGGACAACCAGGCCATCCGGATCATGCGGGACATCTTCGACGCGGGAATGCCTCTTGCGCTGACGGTGGTGACCGGAAGAAACCGGGATCTCCTGAGAAAGATCGACGACATGGATTCCTCGGAAACGGTCGTTTTTCGCAAGTTCGGTTTTGTGAACAATCTTCACGAACTCATGGCCGGAGCGGACGTGATGATCACAAAACCGGGGGGGCTCACCGTGAGCGAAGCCCTCTGCGCAGGCGTCCCCCTCCTTTTGGTGAACCCCATCCCCTATCAGGAGTTGTACAACGCCGCCTATCTCCAGGAAAAAGGTGCGGGCATTCTCGCTCCGGACGAAGAGGACGTAGTCACCTATCTCCGCCTTCTCTTCGCCGACGAGGAAAAGCGTCGGGAAATGCGCAGGAACGCACTGGCCATCGCGGCCCCCCTGGCGGCAGATGTGATCGCCGAGACGATCATCGCTGAAGGAGTATGTTCCTGA
- a CDS encoding MSMEG_6728 family protein: MQTFLPYGDFAASAAVLDPKRLGKQRVEVLQLLNTFLPGRALTGWRSHPARIMWEGHTAALAHFGVVVCDRWISLGFADTCRGKILAVAFRLEGASSEGEALAVQLAERYVRAMKGEERGFLPFWFGDEAFHRAHRSNLLRKDPSWYGRFGWTEPPDLPYVWPGTSVGTQKGAP, encoded by the coding sequence ATGCAGACCTTTCTTCCCTACGGAGACTTCGCGGCGAGTGCCGCCGTACTCGATCCGAAACGCCTCGGTAAGCAGCGCGTGGAGGTGTTGCAGCTTCTCAACACCTTTCTCCCCGGTCGCGCTTTGACGGGGTGGCGCTCGCACCCGGCCAGAATCATGTGGGAGGGACACACCGCCGCGCTCGCGCATTTCGGTGTCGTCGTCTGTGACCGCTGGATCTCTCTCGGTTTCGCCGACACATGCAGAGGAAAGATTCTCGCGGTCGCCTTCCGCCTCGAAGGAGCGTCTTCCGAAGGCGAAGCGCTTGCGGTGCAGCTGGCGGAGCGGTATGTCCGTGCCATGAAGGGCGAGGAACGCGGTTTTCTCCCTTTCTGGTTCGGGGACGAGGCTTTCCACAGGGCGCATCGGTCCAACCTGCTCCGCAAGGATCCATCGTGGTACGGCCGATTCGGATGGACGGAACCTCCCGATCTGCCCTATGTCTGGCCTGGCACGTCCGTCGGGACGCAAAAAGGCGCGCCGTGA
- a CDS encoding NAD(P)-dependent oxidoreductase, producing the protein MDGMAVSFGCGDGSNTTLPVVGFIGLGVMGRSMAGHIHAAGYPLCVYNRTKSRAEELVAQGAFWCDTVGELAARSDVVITMVGFPRDVEEVYFGEGGILASVRRGCYVVDMTTSSPELAVRIHGEASQRGVAALDAPVSGGDLGAREARLSIMVGGDEDAYRCILPLFQVMGKNIVYQGKAGSGQHTKMANQIVIASQMMGVCEALAYAEKAGLDPRKVLASIESGAAGSWTLSKLGPRMLAGDFEPGFYVKHFIKDMRIALASAEELHLDTPGLRTSLGLYERLAGEGGENEGTQALFKLYRR; encoded by the coding sequence ATGGACGGAATGGCTGTTTCCTTCGGTTGTGGGGATGGATCGAATACGACACTGCCCGTCGTGGGATTCATCGGCCTTGGTGTCATGGGACGGAGCATGGCGGGGCATATACATGCCGCGGGATATCCTCTCTGCGTTTACAACAGAACCAAATCCAGAGCGGAGGAACTTGTCGCGCAGGGAGCCTTTTGGTGTGACACGGTAGGAGAGCTTGCCGCTCGAAGCGATGTCGTGATCACCATGGTGGGTTTCCCCAGGGATGTGGAAGAAGTTTATTTTGGTGAAGGGGGCATCCTGGCTTCCGTACGCAGGGGATGTTACGTGGTGGATATGACCACTTCCAGCCCGGAGTTGGCGGTGCGCATTCATGGCGAAGCGTCGCAACGAGGAGTCGCGGCACTGGATGCGCCGGTTTCGGGAGGCGATCTCGGAGCGCGGGAAGCACGGCTTTCCATCATGGTCGGTGGTGACGAGGATGCCTATCGGTGCATTCTCCCGCTCTTCCAGGTCATGGGCAAGAACATCGTCTACCAGGGGAAGGCCGGGAGCGGTCAGCACACAAAAATGGCGAACCAGATCGTCATCGCCTCTCAGATGATGGGCGTGTGCGAGGCCCTTGCCTACGCGGAGAAAGCTGGTCTGGACCCAAGGAAGGTGCTTGCCAGTATAGAGAGCGGTGCAGCGGGGAGCTGGACACTGTCGAAGCTGGGACCACGAATGCTCGCGGGGGATTTCGAGCCCGGTTTTTATGTGAAACATTTCATCAAGGACATGCGCATTGCCCTTGCGTCGGCGGAAGAGCTGCATTTGGACACTCCCGGCCTCAGAACCTCTCTCGGTCTTTACGAGCGCCTCGCCGGAGAGGGCGGAGAAAACGAGGGAACCCAGGCCTTGTTCAAACTCTACCGGAGATGA
- a CDS encoding M23 family metallopeptidase produces the protein MERRSDGREGSAEKGRRWSSLIFLAWFLFGMGVSASTAIAVAPIGVECPETVHIGEPFRLRVRLPAVSKPKTLRVAWLGISLDVELRCRGGDCEGEILLGTEVGKAKPGTQTLRLVADVEGEKVVLQRKIAVRAKHYPETRLSLPEKMVTPPKDVLERIAREREQVLKARKTFTARRYWTLPLQRPVPGVVTSPYGGRRILNDKPRAPHGGVDFRAASGTPVKAAVEGMVILTGEHYYAGKSVYIDSGNGMISLYMHLSEIAVKEGDLVRRGQVLGKSGMTGRATGPHLHFGLCLGGQLVDPQSLFDER, from the coding sequence ATGGAACGGAGGAGTGACGGAAGGGAAGGTTCCGCGGAAAAGGGGCGGCGATGGTCCTCTCTGATTTTTCTCGCCTGGTTTCTCTTCGGGATGGGAGTGAGTGCTTCCACGGCCATCGCCGTTGCGCCGATAGGGGTGGAGTGTCCGGAGACCGTGCACATCGGCGAACCCTTTCGGCTTCGAGTCCGCCTTCCTGCGGTCTCGAAGCCGAAAACGCTCCGGGTGGCCTGGCTCGGTATTTCCCTGGATGTGGAGCTGCGCTGCCGTGGCGGTGATTGCGAGGGAGAGATCCTTCTCGGTACCGAGGTGGGCAAGGCCAAGCCGGGGACGCAGACGCTTCGTCTCGTGGCGGATGTAGAAGGGGAGAAAGTTGTCCTGCAGCGGAAGATCGCAGTGCGGGCAAAACACTATCCCGAGACCAGACTCTCGCTTCCGGAGAAGATGGTGACCCCTCCAAAGGATGTTCTCGAGCGTATCGCCCGGGAGCGGGAGCAGGTCCTGAAAGCCCGGAAGACCTTCACGGCGCGGCGTTACTGGACATTGCCCCTCCAGCGTCCGGTGCCCGGCGTGGTCACGAGCCCCTACGGGGGAAGACGTATCCTGAACGACAAACCGAGAGCCCCCCATGGTGGAGTCGATTTCCGCGCAGCCTCCGGAACACCCGTGAAAGCTGCGGTGGAGGGCATGGTCATCCTCACCGGAGAGCACTACTATGCGGGCAAGAGTGTTTACATCGATTCGGGGAACGGCATGATCTCCCTCTACATGCATCTCTCGGAAATTGCAGTGAAAGAAGGCGATCTGGTGCGGAGGGGACAGGTTCTCGGAAAGTCCGGAATGACCGGCAGAGCCACGGGGCCACACCTCCATTTCGGGCTTTGTCTCGGAGGACAGCTTGTGGATCCCCAGTCCCTTTTCGACGAGCGCTGA
- a CDS encoding pyridoxamine 5'-phosphate oxidase family protein — translation MRRKDKEITERHLLEDVLRRSEICRLALFDEEYPYIVPLNFGYEDGKLFLHGATSGKKLDLIRRDPRVAFEVETDLQILTAENPCNWSMRYRSVVGRGTATILETPEEKRHGLNAVITHYGKEPFPFSDAALQAVAVIRVDIADMTGKESGFKQS, via the coding sequence GTGAGAAGAAAGGACAAGGAAATCACCGAGCGCCACCTTCTGGAGGATGTTCTGCGAAGGAGCGAGATCTGCCGCCTGGCCCTGTTCGACGAGGAATATCCCTACATCGTTCCCCTGAACTTCGGCTACGAGGACGGAAAACTCTTCCTTCACGGCGCGACGTCAGGGAAAAAACTCGACCTGATCCGCAGAGACCCTAGGGTCGCCTTTGAAGTGGAGACGGATCTGCAGATTCTGACCGCGGAAAATCCCTGCAACTGGAGCATGCGCTACCGCAGCGTCGTGGGCCGCGGAACGGCGACCATCCTTGAAACCCCCGAAGAAAAAAGACACGGATTGAACGCTGTGATTACCCATTACGGGAAGGAACCCTTTCCTTTTTCCGACGCGGCGCTTCAGGCCGTTGCGGTGATCCGGGTGGACATCGCGGACATGACCGGCAAAGAATCAGGGTTCAAGCAATCCTAG
- a CDS encoding DJ-1/PfpI family protein: MYTVGILLFRHVEELDFVGPFEVLSYVNKIFPESTRVLLTAETLHPVDCFNGMRVLPHATFDECPPLDVLVAPGGKGRIDAMKHMRILDFVRNQSRSARYVTSVCTGAFLLAEAGLLRGKCATTHGNALVELAAYPFVTVTQRKVVQDGNIVTAGGVSSGIDLGIHILALLFGHAVAKNVAHLIEYEPNISTSGDS, from the coding sequence GTGTACACAGTGGGTATTCTTCTCTTTCGCCACGTGGAAGAACTCGATTTTGTGGGTCCTTTCGAGGTGCTTTCCTACGTGAACAAGATTTTTCCGGAAAGCACTCGCGTCTTGCTCACGGCGGAAACACTCCACCCCGTGGACTGTTTCAACGGCATGCGCGTCCTTCCTCATGCGACGTTCGACGAGTGTCCCCCCCTAGATGTTCTTGTCGCCCCTGGAGGCAAAGGGCGGATCGACGCCATGAAGCACATGCGAATACTCGATTTTGTGCGGAACCAATCCCGCTCGGCCCGGTACGTCACGTCGGTGTGTACCGGAGCATTCCTTCTTGCGGAAGCCGGGCTGCTCCGGGGAAAATGCGCCACCACTCACGGTAACGCCCTTGTGGAACTCGCGGCATACCCTTTCGTGACCGTAACGCAAAGAAAGGTCGTCCAGGACGGAAACATCGTCACGGCCGGAGGCGTGAGTTCCGGCATCGACCTCGGCATACACATCCTGGCGTTGCTTTTCGGTCACGCTGTGGCGAAAAACGTGGCACACCTCATCGAATACGAACCGAACATATCCACTTCGGGAGATTCCTGA
- a CDS encoding helicase-related protein: protein MARLGEGGLRFRDRTWNYAYKTSTLREDGSLVDILHEFYIPVLERSVAYDRVAGYFTSSSLAAASQGYSAFTAHDGRMRLIAGANMSPDDVAAVLSGEQARLEKHLLSQLEGTWPENVTRGVELLAWMVSRGFLEVRVAFRLHGKTAEPLPFESQEDGYVHEKWALFRDAAGHRILASGSLNESKTALVLNAENLNVDCDWWEGPSSSRISDHQRDFEALWENRHPHFRVLTLPEAVHRKLVKMGERVSVPREVDGTPRKVPPKPSPEEWLAFKVIRMAPHMPGGLWVGMETAPVSPWPHQEVVARRLIENWPSSFMLCDEVGLGKTIEAGLALRSLLLSGVIERVLVVSPASLTQQWQREMASKFSLPFRRGIASPAKKHEVLFPDQESFSAENLFEPDLCILSSGLVVREERLFELLKADSFDVVLVDEAHYARRKNPNTEDSCRSDPSYGKLYQTIEEHLGEKAEALWMATATPVQLDWIEAYDLFRLCERVGAFGASPSLVRAYYEGLGKLGRNEPLDPSEWKLLKRAIERIQEEDPWLWNYLSDGIIQGRVRTILEDWLQENRSPRTADHAFIRRLLFAAAPLSRVMLRHTRKLLELYKAKGQLRENLATRTILPIPRIVFTAEEKDVYDGLQEYCQELARKIEESGTESENRASLGFYLSFLRQRCSSSFYALQESLKRRREKVERTLLALGAAPEEPEDFNPEERDTDENPLDKVLENRSPEDLQWERDAIAEILKRLEALTGISSKTKELLKCLEGRRRKEDNSRIRQTVLFTRYLDTLDDLRRTLRRQAPNLRLGVYSGRYCAYYDESRGELVNTDREDVKKRFLRDEVDVLLCTDAAAEGLNLQTADLLINFDLPWNPMKVEQRVGRIDRIGQKHEEIFVLNLCMLDSVEEIIYGRLLDRLRVAQEMTGSIPFSILPLSEEDFDAYAAGKISEFKLEQVAKERMERQKRQIEAMEVPPEELYDFYRRISERRRTGAMPVTLESIWGLLANCRYLCDLGCELVPGTNEKVLRLAGIPGIPRGCCLTGDRAVLETGIPGLECELHLATYLDPVFERLMEAVLEAAEPPISVAPLALDAYRPVEALVVNTEQGERLVTGLADLEGVSLADEAPQEGKLPDFEKELKARLEEIEKDVVAYERSVYNRVLRINETAAKTQRWLEWFVAYCYIKSLSMIGVRDEDLFWGVVQGLDQCLGEKDVIPVIDMETNPLKKLPEVFFELDIPKLGRTATISVPVLLFKAGLDSACREAESLLKSYKRNEITVLRVKERLKKRLMEQRGV, encoded by the coding sequence ATGGCTCGCCTGGGTGAGGGCGGCCTTCGCTTCCGCGACCGGACTTGGAACTACGCCTACAAGACCTCGACCCTCCGGGAGGACGGAAGCCTCGTGGACATCCTCCACGAGTTCTACATCCCGGTTCTGGAGCGTTCTGTGGCGTACGACCGGGTGGCGGGCTACTTCACCTCCTCGTCTTTGGCCGCGGCTTCGCAGGGATATTCGGCTTTCACGGCCCACGATGGACGGATGCGGCTCATCGCCGGAGCAAACATGAGCCCGGACGACGTGGCGGCCGTCCTTTCCGGGGAACAAGCCCGCCTCGAAAAGCACCTGTTGTCGCAATTGGAGGGGACCTGGCCTGAAAACGTGACCCGCGGAGTCGAGCTTCTGGCCTGGATGGTCAGCAGGGGGTTTCTTGAGGTGCGGGTTGCCTTCCGCCTGCATGGAAAGACGGCGGAACCTCTGCCGTTCGAGTCCCAGGAGGACGGATACGTCCACGAAAAATGGGCGCTTTTTCGGGACGCGGCGGGGCACCGGATTTTGGCGTCCGGGTCCTTGAATGAATCGAAAACAGCTCTGGTTTTGAACGCGGAAAACCTGAACGTCGACTGCGATTGGTGGGAAGGACCGTCATCAAGCCGGATTTCCGACCATCAGAGGGATTTCGAGGCCCTTTGGGAGAACCGGCATCCTCATTTTCGGGTCCTGACCCTGCCGGAGGCGGTCCATCGAAAACTGGTGAAGATGGGAGAGCGGGTCAGCGTTCCCCGGGAGGTGGACGGCACTCCGCGAAAGGTTCCACCAAAACCCTCCCCTGAGGAATGGCTGGCCTTCAAGGTGATTCGGATGGCGCCTCACATGCCGGGCGGACTCTGGGTGGGCATGGAAACCGCCCCGGTCTCCCCCTGGCCCCATCAGGAGGTGGTGGCGCGGCGGCTCATCGAAAACTGGCCCTCGAGCTTCATGCTCTGCGACGAGGTCGGACTGGGCAAGACCATCGAGGCGGGGCTGGCCCTGCGCTCCCTCCTCCTGTCCGGGGTGATCGAGCGGGTTCTTGTGGTGTCACCTGCCAGCCTGACCCAGCAGTGGCAACGGGAAATGGCCTCCAAGTTCTCTCTTCCCTTCCGGCGTGGCATCGCTAGTCCCGCCAAGAAACACGAGGTTCTCTTTCCGGATCAAGAGAGTTTCTCCGCGGAGAACCTCTTCGAGCCAGACCTTTGCATCCTTTCCAGCGGGCTTGTTGTGAGAGAGGAGCGGCTTTTCGAACTTTTGAAGGCGGATTCCTTCGATGTGGTGCTCGTGGACGAAGCGCATTACGCCCGTCGGAAAAACCCCAACACGGAGGACAGCTGCCGGTCGGATCCCTCCTACGGCAAGCTCTATCAAACCATCGAGGAACACCTGGGGGAAAAGGCCGAAGCCCTTTGGATGGCCACCGCGACTCCGGTGCAGTTGGATTGGATCGAGGCCTACGACCTTTTCCGGCTTTGCGAACGGGTGGGGGCCTTTGGGGCATCGCCTTCCCTGGTGCGAGCCTATTACGAAGGGCTGGGGAAGCTGGGACGCAACGAGCCGCTCGATCCCTCCGAATGGAAACTTCTCAAGCGGGCGATCGAGAGGATCCAAGAGGAAGATCCCTGGCTATGGAATTACCTGAGCGATGGCATCATCCAGGGACGCGTCAGGACCATCCTGGAAGACTGGCTCCAGGAAAACCGGTCCCCTCGCACGGCGGACCATGCCTTTATCCGAAGGCTGCTTTTTGCCGCTGCTCCGCTGTCCAGGGTGATGCTCCGGCATACGAGAAAACTCCTTGAGCTTTACAAGGCAAAGGGCCAACTGCGGGAGAACCTGGCGACGCGAACCATCCTTCCGATACCAAGGATCGTTTTCACTGCGGAAGAAAAGGATGTTTACGACGGTCTCCAGGAATATTGCCAGGAATTGGCCCGGAAAATCGAGGAATCCGGTACGGAAAGCGAGAACCGGGCCAGTCTGGGGTTCTATTTGAGCTTCCTGCGCCAGCGGTGCAGCTCTTCGTTCTATGCCTTGCAGGAATCCCTCAAGAGGCGCAGGGAGAAGGTCGAGCGAACGCTTCTTGCCTTGGGAGCCGCTCCGGAAGAACCCGAGGACTTCAACCCGGAGGAGCGGGACACGGATGAAAATCCGCTGGACAAGGTCCTGGAAAACCGGAGTCCGGAGGACCTGCAGTGGGAGAGGGATGCCATCGCGGAAATCCTGAAGCGTTTGGAGGCGTTGACGGGCATTTCGTCGAAGACGAAAGAGCTCTTGAAATGTCTTGAGGGCAGGAGGAGGAAGGAGGACAACAGCCGGATCAGGCAGACGGTTCTTTTCACCCGGTATCTCGACACCCTTGACGATCTTCGCCGGACGTTGCGGCGGCAGGCACCGAACCTCCGGCTCGGAGTCTACAGCGGAAGATATTGCGCGTATTACGACGAAAGCCGGGGGGAGCTCGTCAATACGGACCGGGAGGACGTGAAAAAGCGATTTCTTCGCGACGAAGTGGACGTCCTGCTCTGCACGGACGCCGCGGCGGAGGGGCTGAACCTGCAGACCGCCGATCTGTTGATCAACTTCGACCTGCCCTGGAACCCCATGAAGGTGGAACAGCGGGTGGGTCGCATCGACCGCATCGGCCAGAAGCACGAGGAAATCTTCGTCCTCAACCTCTGCATGCTGGATTCCGTGGAGGAAATCATCTACGGGAGGCTCTTGGATCGCCTCCGGGTCGCTCAAGAGATGACGGGCTCGATTCCGTTCTCCATCCTTCCTCTCTCCGAGGAAGATTTCGACGCCTACGCCGCAGGAAAGATTTCGGAATTTAAACTTGAGCAAGTGGCGAAGGAACGAATGGAAAGGCAGAAACGGCAGATCGAGGCCATGGAAGTGCCCCCCGAGGAGCTTTACGATTTCTACCGGAGGATTTCCGAGCGGAGACGGACCGGCGCGATGCCGGTGACACTGGAAAGCATCTGGGGGCTGTTGGCGAATTGCCGGTACCTGTGTGACCTGGGGTGCGAACTCGTGCCCGGAACGAACGAGAAGGTGTTGCGCCTCGCGGGAATTCCGGGCATTCCAAGGGGGTGTTGCCTGACCGGCGACCGGGCGGTCCTCGAGACGGGCATTCCGGGTCTGGAGTGCGAGCTTCATTTGGCGACCTATCTGGACCCGGTTTTCGAGCGCCTGATGGAGGCGGTCCTCGAGGCAGCCGAGCCTCCGATCTCCGTTGCGCCTTTGGCTTTGGATGCCTATCGACCGGTGGAGGCCCTGGTGGTCAACACCGAACAGGGGGAACGGCTCGTTACAGGTCTTGCGGATCTGGAGGGGGTGAGTCTTGCCGACGAGGCGCCCCAAGAGGGGAAGCTCCCGGACTTCGAAAAGGAGCTGAAGGCCCGGCTCGAGGAGATCGAGAAAGACGTCGTGGCCTACGAACGGTCGGTCTACAATCGGGTCCTGAGGATCAACGAGACGGCTGCGAAAACGCAGAGATGGCTGGAGTGGTTTGTTGCGTATTGCTACATAAAAAGCCTTTCCATGATCGGTGTGAGGGACGAGGACCTCTTTTGGGGAGTCGTGCAGGGACTTGACCAGTGTCTCGGGGAAAAGGACGTCATTCCCGTCATCGATATGGAGACGAATCCCTTGAAAAAACTGCCGGAAGTCTTTTTCGAGCTGGACATCCCGAAACTTGGTCGAACAGCCACGATCTCCGTCCCCGTCCTTCTCTTCAAGGCAGGTCTAGACTCCGCGTGCAGAGAGGCCGAGAGCCTTCTGAAGAGTTACAAGAGAAACGAAATTACAGTTCTGCGCGTCAAAGAGCGGTTAAAGAAGAGATTGATGGAGCAAAGAGGCGTTTGA
- a CDS encoding cysteine hydrolase family protein gives MKPAFLVVDMQNLFYGHNEVTRRSLEEAQAMINAVVPLFRAKKLPVVWVQHCDAEDGLVPGAKGFDLPEAFVVAPEDLRVVKEKGNAFCGTDLDERLRSLGVDTVIFAGFCAEFCVLSSCRGARDLGYSSILLRGGLASICPENIPFVERVNELISCGALGKVLNGIPG, from the coding sequence ATGAAGCCGGCTTTTCTTGTCGTGGACATGCAGAATTTGTTCTATGGGCACAACGAAGTGACGCGACGCTCCCTTGAAGAGGCGCAGGCGATGATCAACGCCGTCGTACCCCTCTTTCGGGCGAAGAAGCTGCCCGTAGTGTGGGTGCAGCATTGTGATGCCGAGGATGGACTCGTCCCGGGGGCAAAGGGATTCGATCTGCCCGAGGCGTTTGTCGTCGCTCCGGAGGATCTCCGGGTCGTGAAGGAGAAGGGCAATGCCTTCTGCGGTACCGATCTGGACGAACGGCTCCGCTCCCTTGGGGTGGATACGGTAATTTTCGCCGGATTCTGTGCGGAATTCTGTGTGCTCTCCTCGTGCCGCGGAGCCCGCGATCTCGGCTATTCCTCCATTCTTCTCCGGGGGGGATTGGCGAGCATTTGTCCCGAGAACATTCCTTTTGTGGAGCGTGTGAACGAACTCATCTCCTGCGGAGCGCTCGGAAAGGTTTTGAACGGTATTCCGGGCTGA